A genomic stretch from Gorilla gorilla gorilla isolate KB3781 chromosome 20, NHGRI_mGorGor1-v2.1_pri, whole genome shotgun sequence includes:
- the LOC101146167 gene encoding olfactory receptor 7A17-like, giving the protein MEPENGTRILGFLLLGLSEEPELQPVMFGLFLSMYLTTVFGNLLIILAICSDSHLHTPMYFFLSNLSFVDICVTSTTVPKTLSNIRTQSKVITYAGCITQMYFFVLFIVLDSLLLTVMAYDQFVAICHPLHYTVIMNPRLCGLQVLASWIMSALNSLIESLMVLSLLFCTDLEIPHFFCELNQIIRSACSDTFLNDMVMYLSAVLLGRGCFTGILYSYFKIVSSIRAISSAQGKYKAFSTCASHLSVVSLFYCMSLGVYLSAAATHNSLSSATASVMYTVVTPMLNPFIYSLRNKDIKGALKQFFRRKK; this is encoded by the coding sequence ATGGAACCAGAGAATGGTACAAGGATTTTAGGATTTCTTCTTCTGGGACTTTCAGAGGAACCAGAATTGCAGCCCGTTATGTTTGGACTCTTCCTCTCCATGTATCTGACAACTGTGTTTGGAAACCTGCTCATCATCCTGGCCATCTGCTCTGATtcccacctccacacccccatgtacttcttcctctCTAACCTGTCCTTTGTAGACATCTGTGTTACCTCTACCACAGTCCCAAAGACACTGTCAAACATCCGGACACAGAGCAAAGTCATCACCTATGCAGGTTGCATCACCCAGATGTACTTTTTTGTACTCTTTATAGTGTTGGACAGCTTACTCTTGACCGTGATGGCCTATGACCAGTTTGTGGCCATCTGTCACCCCCTGCACTACACGGTCATCATGAACCCTCGGCTCTGTGGACTGCAGGTTCTGGCGTCCTGGATCATGAGTGCCCTGAATTCCTTGATAGAAAGCTTAATGGTGTTGTCACTGCTCTTTTGTACAGACTTGGAAATCCCCCACTTTTTCTGTGAACTTAATCAGATAATCCGCAGTGCCTGTTCTGACACCTTTCTTAATGACATGGTGATGTATTTGTCAGCTGTGCTTCTAGGTAGGGGATGTTTCACTGGGATCCTGTACTCTTACTTTAAGATAGTTTCCTCCATACGTGCAATCTCATCAGCTCAGGGGAAGTACAAGGCATTTTCCACCTGTGCATCTCACCTCTCAGTTGTCTCCTTATTTTATTGTATGAGCCTTGGGGTGTACCTTAGTGCTGCTGCAACCCACAACTCACTCTCAAGTGCAACAGCCTCGGTGATGTACACTGTGGTCACCCCCATGCTGAACCCCTTCATCTACAGTCTGAGGAATAAAGACATAAAGGGGGCTCTAAAACAATTCttcagaaggaagaaataa